AGGGTCTATGTTTATAACCAAACAGTGAATGTGCTGAACACAGTCATCCTTGAAACTCATGCAGGAAAGCCAACAGCTAGCACCTCGACTTGGGACCTCATAATTAGCCAGCTCTCAGTGGTATTAAGAACTCTGTGAACCGTGAcaactttattttataagtaactAAAAAATAACCTCTGATTGCAAGACTTTGATTTATTACAAGCCAAACTGAAAGTAAATGATGCTTCCATGATTTCTTGGAAGGAAAACACTATCACATACATAAGAGAGATGTTCCTCTGGCTCCACATACAGCCTATGAACAACCACACACATATGGCAAAAGTTTACCTGTTCAAAAAAACAgagaggtgcgcctgggtggctcagtcgttaagcctctgccttcggctcaggtcatgaacccaaggtcctgggattgagttctgcatcaggctccccgctcaacagggagccttcttctctctctcacactccccctgcttgtgttctctcgctgtctctgtcaaataaacaaacaaaaatcttaaaaaaaaaaaaagacagatggagagaaggggaaaagtgaaaaaggaaaaaaaccactgGTACGATGAATTCCTTTCCATGTTCTTGAAAAATCACCAATTAGAAATGAGGCAGAAATGACTTAGTGCTGCCTCATAGCACTAAGGTTCCCAGCCTTTTCTCGGACTCTAAGGGGATATCTAACTTTTCCAGCCACAGCAGAGCTAGCTGAGGCTTTtctcaggaaaagagaaacttgCATTTTATTGTCCTGTAGTTCATCAGCCAGGTTTGTGCTAAATTAACAATCACACTTCTGCATTCCCTTCTCCTCTACTCACACAATCAAGGCTTTATACATGTAAATGCGTTTACTAAAGAACCTGTCACTCTGCTGAGTCCCTGAATAatgcattaaataaaatttgacgGGTGTTCAGCAACGTATGTGTGGGATTCCTGATTTGTCACAGAAAGGTGCTGCGCCTTCAAGCGGCTTTTTGGAAGGAGGAGATGTTTTCCAGAAGCCTCCCAGCGGCCTTTTCCTGATACCCCCTTGGCCAAACTCAGATGGAGGTCCACTTCCTGAGGGGCATGGAGCTGACTGGATTGGAAGGGTCAGCACGTGGGCCCGAACGACGGCGGATGGGGAGCGCGTCCCCAGGACCACCACACGACCCCCTGCTGTGATTCACCACGTCAGAGTCAACCTCAGCCACAGAGCGGCAGGGGACACGCCTGCTCAACGACACCCACGGACCCCGCGCACCGCGCACCGGCCCGGGGAGGCAGGGGTGCCCCATTCACCGAGACTCAGTTTCTTTTTAATAGCGTctgacatttattgaaaagaaggggAAGACGTTTGTCCAGGTAGTGTAGAAGAGCTGGGCAGAGTGCGGGGCTTAACTACTGtgtgggacaaaaggcacacctCAGAGAGACAGCTGCGAACTGAGAAGAGAACTGGGTTCTGGGCAAAACGACCAGGTCCACGGGAGAAAGAAAACGAGCGGCTGGAGCTGgctgccaggcacccctgggacctGGCCGCCATCTGGCAGGAGCAGAAGAGGTCTCTGGGAGGAGGGGGCGACGGGTCCCGCCGCAGGTGAGAGGCCGGCCCGCCCCTCGGGGGCGGGGGACGCGGTGGGTGGCGAGCTGCTGGAGTCACTGTCCAGGGGCCGCGGCCGGATCAGACACTTCGTGGCTGAGCCCACATCGCTGGGGCCCCAGGCCGTCGAGGGCGCGCGCGGGACCGCGGTGGACGGCGGTGGCAGCGCGGGTGTCCGGGCGGCGCGCTGCAGGCCTGGCGGTCGGTCTGGCGGAGGCGGCCCGCGGCGGCCGGGCGCTGGGTGGTCTGGCGGGTGTGTCACGGGAGCCCGGCCCGCAGCTGGAGCGCGGGCCCCAGTCCAAGTGCCCACGGGAGGGGCCCGGCTGGCCGCACAGGGCGGCGGCGCGCTCCGGAGCCAGGCCCAGCGGCAGCGGCGGGGACCCGGAGCGCTATTCCTGGAACAAAGGCAAGCACTACGCGGGAGGGGACAGCAGCGCGGGGGAGAGCGCGGCCACTCGAGCGCGGCgaaggtggggggcgggaggcGCGGCGGGGCGACGCCCGCGGCCATctgggctgcggcggcggcggcggcggcggcggcgggcgctgCGGACCCTCCCCCGAGCACCCGCCCCCAGGCCCGAGGGGCTCCCGGCCTAGAAGTCCTCGTCCTCCACCCAGCCAAACACCCGCTTCATCTCGGCCAGGAAGCCCCGGTAATCATTGAGGAGGGGGCTCTCCTTCCTGATG
Above is a genomic segment from Neovison vison isolate M4711 chromosome X, ASM_NN_V1, whole genome shotgun sequence containing:
- the LOC122896351 gene encoding basic proline-rich protein-like, whose protein sequence is MAAGVAPPRLPPPTFAALEWPRSPPRCCPLPRSACLCSRNSAPGPRRCRWAWLRSAPPPCAASRAPPVGTWTGARAPAAGRAPVTHPPDHPAPGRRGPPPPDRPPGLQRAARTPALPPPSTAVPRAPSTAWGPSDVGSATKCLIRPRPLDSDSSSSPPTASPAPEGRAGLSPAAGPVAPSSQRPLLLLPDGGQVPGVPGSQLQPLVFFLPWTWSFCPEPSSLLSSQLSL